GACCGCTCCTGGGTGGTCAAGCCGACCAGCGACGGCTGCGGCGCCGACGTCTTCGTCGTCAACAAGCTCGACCGCAACCGCTCCGCGCTGCTCGGCTCGGCCACCGGCAACGCCGCGTCCCGGAACGGCCGCTACGGCCGCGAGATCATCGGCATGGCCAAGCGGCACACCGTCGCCCAGGAGTACGTCCCCCACGTCCGCACCAACGAGAAGCGCGTCATCATCGCGGGCGACACCCCTGTCTCGGGCTTCCTGCGCTTCCACCCGGAGCACGACCACCGCTCCAACGCCACCCTCGGCGCCCGCTTCGAGGCACTGGAGCTGACCCCGCAGGAGGAGGACTTCGTCCGTCTCCTGGGCAAGCGGATGATGGACCTCGGCATCTTCTACTCGGGCATCGACATGGCGTACCCGTACGTCATCGAGGTGAACATGGTGAACCCCGGCGGACTCAGCTACCACACGCTCGCCACCGGCGAGGACACCTCGTCCGCGGCGGTCAACGCCGTGCTGGAGTCCCTCCGCTCCGCCGGCAGGCTGCGCTGACCGGGGGCGCGTACGCGCGGAAGCGGCCCGCCCCGTTCCCGGGGGCGGGCCGCTTCCCATGCGGTCCTCATACGACGGTGCTCACCGTCGTGCCGTGCGTGCGGTCGGTGCGGTCCGCGGCGGTCCGTGCCGGACCGCCGCGGACTACCAGCCGGCCGAGCCGATCTCCTTGCGGGCGCCGAGGCCGGAGCCGGTGCCCGGGTAGAGGAAGAGCTTGCCGGTGGAGTTCTGGACCGCGATCAGGTCGTCCGACGGGCTGTTGTTGAACAGGTCGCCGCCGATCAGGTCGGACATGCCGTTCCAGCCACCCGAGCCGATCATGATGCGCGGGCTCAGGTACCCGCGGTCTCCCGGGTAGAGGAACAGCTTGCCCGTCGACTTCTCGACCGCGACGAGGTCCTGGCGGCCGCTGTTGTTCAGGTCCATGCCGGTCAGGTTCGTCATGCCGTTCCAGCCGCCGGAGCCGATCTCCTTGCGGGCGCCGAGGCCGGAGCCGGTGCCCGGGTAGAGGTACAGCTTGCCCGTCGACTTCTCGACCGCCGCGAGGTCCGCGACGCTGTCGCCGTTGAGGTTCAGCGCGGTCAGGTTCGACATGCCGTTCCAGCCGCCGGAGCCGATCAGCACGCGCTCGGAGCCGCCCGAGATCGTCGAGTTGTCCCTGCCCTTGTAGAGCCACAGCTTGCCGGTGGACTCCTCGACGGCGACCAGGTCGTCCTTGCCGTCCTTGTTGAAGTCGCCGCCCGTCAGGTTCGACATGCCGTTCCAGCCGCCGGAGCCGAGCAGCACACGGGACGAGCCGCCGGCGATCGTGCCGTTGCCGTTGCCCTTGTACATCCACAGCTTGCCCGTGGAGTTCTCCACCGCGACGATGTCGAGGACGTTGTCGCCGTTGAGGTCGGCGGACGCCAGGTCGTTCATGCCCTTGTCGGTCGGGT
Above is a genomic segment from Streptomyces globosus containing:
- a CDS encoding ATP-grasp domain-containing protein, whose amino-acid sequence is MPYKILVLVSQASKFELDNHSIIPSALHREGHEVHVGDIDTLNVHDSVVVCDRVRLSEEFIAGGDFPSLSEPYASAEDFDLVWVLAGTHPEAGDDSFRLLWLLNQRVPFVNDASALFFLNTKINLGAVVPAEHLPASYVSNDFDFLNALVESDADRSWVVKPTSDGCGADVFVVNKLDRNRSALLGSATGNAASRNGRYGREIIGMAKRHTVAQEYVPHVRTNEKRVIIAGDTPVSGFLRFHPEHDHRSNATLGARFEALELTPQEEDFVRLLGKRMMDLGIFYSGIDMAYPYVIEVNMVNPGGLSYHTLATGEDTSSAAVNAVLESLRSAGRLR
- a CDS encoding peptidoglycan DD-metalloendopeptidase family protein, translating into MTRRVRIATGLLCATIAATTLSVSGANAVEDTHFHGDLDELTVSEMGLPAGYDIGPMSTFASAERPHFQMPFKCNESWTGRSRSGHSPSYYALDFTQGGSTYGSPVVASAAGKATVRDLGGRSYGKYVVIDHGGGWSTVYAHLSSFSVSDGASVKAGQQIGAVGSTGNSTGAHLHYEQRLNRTDQRPTFNGAAFYPDRTQTSKNCGTTTEEPPVIPAPPGDPTDKGMNDLASADLNGDNVLDIVAVENSTGKLWMYKGNGNGTIAGGSSRVLLGSGGWNGMSNLTGGDFNKDGKDDLVAVEESTGKLWLYKGRDNSTISGGSERVLIGSGGWNGMSNLTALNLNGDSVADLAAVEKSTGKLYLYPGTGSGLGARKEIGSGGWNGMTNLTGMDLNNSGRQDLVAVEKSTGKLFLYPGDRGYLSPRIMIGSGGWNGMSDLIGGDLFNNSPSDDLIAVQNSTGKLFLYPGTGSGLGARKEIGSAGW